In Luteolibacter arcticus, one genomic interval encodes:
- a CDS encoding PSD1 and planctomycete cytochrome C domain-containing protein — protein MKLRYLFVASGAWFAGKAAADEAPHFNRDVRPILSDKCFACHGFDPAHREADLRLDTPEGAQALTDGGKAAIKPGSIKDSEAWLRILSDDPDEVMPPPKSHKTLSPAEKEVIKKWIEAGAPYEKHWAFVAPARPPVPPSPDANPIDAFLAARLKQEGLARSPEADKSTLLRRITLDLTGLPPSMEEMDAFFSDSAPGAYERVVDRLLASPRYGEKMASQWLDLARYGDTNGYLHDILRTGWPWRDWVIRAFNDDMPFDRFVIEQIAGDLLPNASPEQILATAFCRNHLITAEGGTIAEEYLNEYAADRVQTVGTVFMGLTMNCCRCHDHKFDPLKQDDFYSLKAYFNSTTEKHVENNNAAAYPPLIEIASPLAPQGPKAQVMVMQEAAAPVPAYTLTRGQYDQPDKSRPLTRRPPEVLGAPLPGAPVNRLGFAQWLVSPQDPLLARVTVNRLWQQFFSTGLVKSTDDFGLQGDYPSHPELLDWLAIEFRDGNGSTTPWSTRHLVRLIVTSATYRQSSKVRPELAAKDPENRLLASFPRRRLAAEEVRDQALFAAGLMSGELGGPPVFPYQPPGLWEERSNGGSNTKSYTRSNGAALYRRSLYTFWKRTSPPPFMTIFDAPERTSCLVRRVTTNTPLQALAALNDEQVLECSKLLAAQVLRDPSPTAKRLATLYRRVTGRAASANDLRTLESGLSSLATRFQSAPADAAELLKQGATPVDPALNPSELAAWMLVASTILNLDQTLVRD, from the coding sequence TCTTTCCGACAAATGCTTCGCCTGCCATGGCTTCGATCCCGCGCACCGCGAGGCCGACCTCCGGCTCGATACTCCGGAGGGTGCGCAGGCCCTCACCGATGGGGGCAAAGCCGCGATCAAGCCGGGCTCCATCAAGGACAGCGAGGCCTGGCTGCGCATCCTGAGCGACGATCCCGACGAAGTAATGCCGCCGCCGAAGTCTCACAAGACGTTGTCGCCGGCTGAAAAAGAAGTGATCAAGAAGTGGATCGAAGCCGGTGCCCCGTACGAAAAGCACTGGGCCTTCGTGGCTCCGGCCCGTCCGCCGGTTCCACCATCGCCAGACGCGAACCCGATCGATGCGTTCCTCGCCGCTCGCCTGAAGCAGGAAGGACTCGCGCGCTCCCCTGAAGCCGACAAGTCGACCCTGCTGCGGCGGATCACGCTCGATCTCACCGGCCTGCCGCCGTCGATGGAGGAAATGGACGCCTTTTTCTCCGACAGCGCGCCGGGAGCCTATGAGCGGGTCGTGGACCGTCTGTTAGCCTCGCCGCGCTATGGCGAAAAGATGGCGTCGCAGTGGCTCGATCTCGCACGCTACGGAGATACCAATGGCTACCTGCACGACATCCTGCGGACCGGTTGGCCGTGGCGCGACTGGGTCATCCGCGCCTTCAATGACGACATGCCGTTCGATCGCTTCGTCATCGAGCAGATCGCCGGCGACCTGCTGCCAAACGCGTCGCCGGAGCAGATCCTGGCCACCGCCTTTTGCCGCAATCACCTCATCACCGCCGAGGGCGGCACCATCGCCGAGGAATACCTCAACGAGTACGCCGCCGACCGCGTGCAGACGGTCGGCACGGTCTTCATGGGCCTCACCATGAACTGCTGCCGCTGCCACGATCACAAGTTCGACCCGCTCAAGCAGGACGACTTCTACAGCCTGAAGGCGTACTTCAACTCGACCACCGAGAAGCACGTCGAGAACAACAACGCGGCGGCCTACCCCCCCCTGATCGAGATCGCGTCGCCACTCGCCCCCCAAGGCCCGAAGGCCCAGGTCATGGTCATGCAGGAGGCGGCCGCTCCGGTGCCGGCCTACACCCTGACCCGCGGCCAATATGACCAGCCGGATAAATCGCGGCCGCTGACCCGCCGCCCGCCGGAAGTGCTCGGTGCCCCCCTCCCCGGCGCACCGGTCAATCGCCTCGGCTTCGCCCAATGGCTGGTGTCGCCGCAGGATCCCCTGCTCGCCCGGGTGACCGTCAACCGCCTGTGGCAGCAGTTCTTTTCCACCGGCCTCGTGAAGTCCACCGACGACTTCGGCTTGCAGGGTGATTATCCGTCCCACCCCGAGCTGTTAGACTGGCTGGCGATCGAGTTCCGCGATGGCAATGGCAGCACCACGCCATGGAGCACGCGCCACCTCGTGCGCCTCATCGTCACCAGCGCCACCTACCGGCAGTCGTCGAAGGTGCGCCCCGAACTCGCTGCCAAGGATCCGGAAAACCGGCTGCTGGCCTCGTTTCCGCGCCGCCGCCTCGCCGCGGAGGAAGTGCGGGACCAGGCGCTCTTCGCCGCCGGCTTGATGTCGGGAGAACTCGGCGGCCCGCCGGTCTTCCCCTATCAACCGCCCGGCCTGTGGGAGGAGCGCTCGAACGGCGGCAGCAATACCAAGTCCTACACCCGTAGTAATGGCGCCGCCCTCTACCGGCGCAGCCTCTACACCTTCTGGAAGCGCACCTCGCCGCCGCCCTTCATGACCATCTTCGATGCCCCCGAACGCACCTCGTGCTTGGTCCGCCGGGTAACAACGAACACGCCGTTGCAAGCACTCGCCGCCCTCAACGACGAGCAGGTGCTCGAGTGCTCGAAGCTCCTCGCGGCGCAGGTCCTCCGCGATCCCAGCCCGACCGCGAAACGCCTTGCCACGCTCTATCGCCGCGTGACCGGACGCGCCGCCTCGGCCAATGACCTGCGCACCTTGGAAAGCGGACTGTCCTCGTTGGCGACACGGTTCCAGTCTGCCCCGGCGGATGCCGCGGAGCTGCTCAAGCAAGGCGCGACGCCGGTCGATCCCGCGCTCAATCCTTCCGAACTCGCCGCCTGGATGCTCGTCGCGAGCACCATCCTCAACCTCGATCAAACCCTCGTCCGGGACTAA